The DNA region TAAAACTACACATCCCAGTGAatgtaatctacagattcaatgcaatccccatcaaaattccaacataaaacTTCAAGGATATGAAGGAATAGTTTTCATTTCCCTATTGGGTGAGAAACCTAggatagagaaaacaattcttaacaataataCAACATTTTGGAAaatctccatctctgatctcaagctATATACtatagagtaatagtgataaaaactgcatggtatttgtatagaGACAAGTTGAtcggtggaatagaattgaagacccagaaataaacacacagcactTATGGACCCTTGCTCTttggcaaagaaaacaaaaatacgaTGAATAAAGAATGTATCTTCAATGAATGATGACAGTCTAACTGGCAGTCagtataaattaaaatgaaaaatgatcCATATTTGTCACATTTCACAAAGCTCAAGCCCAGCTCTATCTAggaactcaacataaaaccagatacacccaatctaatagaagagaaagtttgAAAGAGTCTTTAATACATTGGCATATGGCATGTGGTGGGGGTTTTAAACAGAACTACAATGGCAACCATCCACTCTAGGAAAAAATTCTTTGCTAATCCCATATCTGAAAAAGGGCGAATATCCAAAATTTATTAATAACACAAGAGGATAACCTCCCAAGAGACAAACAACCAATCAAAGATGGGGTATGGAActtaacagagaattcacaataaTGGAATCTCCACTGGACAAGAAtcaattaaagaaatgttgaaagcCCTATGTGATCAGGGAAATGATCAACAAAACAACCATGAAATTCCACCtaacatcagtcagaatggctaagatcaaaaactcacctGACAGTACATGCTACTGATAatgtagagaaataggaacactactccattgctggtagaaTAGCAAACTGGTAtaatcactgtggaaatcaatctgaaggttcctcagtaaattagTAATAGATATGCCTgaagacccatctataccactcttggacatatactgAGAAGATGCAGCACCATGCCACAGGGTGTTtctctatgttcatagtggccttatttgtcttaggcagaagctagaaacaaaccagatgttccacaagagaagaatggataaaaaattcatttacacgatggaatacttttcagctattaagaatgaggatgaAGTTTGCAGGTAAattgaagaactagaaaatattatcctgagtgaggttattcaGGCTCCAAAGCACaagcatagtatgtactcacgaATAAGTGGATAAGAGCCAAAAATGTTCAGAATACTCAggacacaatccacagaactccaaaAGGTTAACAAGTCAAAATCTCAATTGAGGATGCCTAAATCCCACTTGGTAGTGAGAAGAAAGCaattagaaggaggagaaagagggcagagggagggacatACCTGGGGATCAGGTGTGTGGGGTGGAACAGTAGTGAAGCCCTGAGTGacaagagaaagaatggaaataggaaacttcaggaggtaggaggtgacAGAAGCCtatagaatataccagagacctgggagatgagagacacACAGTACCCTAAAGGCAGGACctcagatgaaatgccctactgtggggagaaggaacttctATAATCCACCTTGAGTAGAAAGACAGGCTATCAAGTCGAGTGATGGGGTTGCCAGCTAACAGTCAAAATGTCTGACCAAGAACTGGCTCTGTCTGGAGgaattgcaaaaaataaaaatggagaagtgtcTGAGTGAAACAAGGTCCAATGAACACCCCAAATTTGAATACCCCTCTAGGAAACCTTCAAGggctgacactattactgatgctatagtgCGCTTACAGATAGGAGTCGTGAATAATGGCCCTCCTGAGGCCctacaagcagctgaaagacccagatgcagatacttatatccAATCAATTGAGAGAAGACagggatccctgtggttgaattggggaaatgCAGGAAAAAGCTGAGGAGAAGGCTGACCTTAAagaaagaccagcaatctcaactaatctgaacccctgagatctctcagacactgaaccctCAACCAGGCACCATACACTAGCTGAAATGAGTGTCCCCACACATATATGACAGAGGACTACCTATTCTGACCACACTGAGAGGAGGagcacctaacccttaagagtCTTGAGGTTCCATGTGGAGGGAGTACTGGTGGGGTCTGGAAAAGGGTGGGGATATCTTcttggagatggaggaagaggaatagaATAAGGAACTATCAGAGGGTGAGTTGTGTTGGGGATACAACTGAACTGTAAATAAGGATATAataataacaagaacaacaacaacaacaacaataattattattattatggtagtagtagtagtaatagaatgaaatatgcatatatgaatcTTACATAAAATGAGAATTGAAGGAAAGCACAAAATTGAATTATTACATTTGTTGTTTAAATGATAATACCTGAACAAATTACCTTAAAGCCTCCTCTCTGGAGACTATGTATCATGGTACTAGGAGAAAGATTCTAAAGGAGGGAACCAATCAATTCTACCTAACTATCCTACTTGTGAGCCACAATGACCAGCATGACATAATAACATTATTAGGAAGAATGAGTGATTTACATATCAAGGATGTAGCTGACTACGTCTAATTGAACTTAAGACAtggtgaaaaagagaaaaaccatgCATAGCACTGGAAATCTACTTAACTACTCAGGGCTAGTGTAGCCATGACCATttgaggaaaactcacagctttAACATTACCAAATCAGcatatttctaaatgtattcGAAGCATTTGTTATCATGCACAAAGAAAAGTGTATTCATTAccactcatcaagaaaacttctcGTGGCAACATATGAAGCTCATTATGGAAAATGAGAAACAATTATAATGCCAAATTGTGGAGATCTATAACAAAGGATATATCTATCAAATGCATCCTATAGCTAAAGTTTTGGGAATCACTGCAAAAAATGGGATGGATAAATTGTTAGAGACAGAGGATCAgggattttgttttgagactgtttCTTATAGGGATATGAAGAATATCCATGAAGTCTCAAATTCATATCTGCTTAAGAATGAACTGAATAAAAACAGCTGCAATAGACATGTTACCATTAAAGAGGAgtcaataaaaaaacacaaaaattacaGGCAACTGTGAGATGCTAAGTATTGCAGAGATGGTCTTCTCCAGGGAACTGTAAACCATTTTGTAATCTCATACTATTCAGACctaaaaatatacatagaaaGATCTTCATACTGTGTTAATATGTTTAGAATATAAATGCATAAGCATAGATACATAAAGGTGTACAATAGTTAAGGAAAAAGCAGTCAATCAATTGAGTTGTGTGTAAGAAGatgtaaagagaaaaagaggaaaggtaAACAATGTAATTGTATCCAAAAAGCTAAGAGATAatttaaaatggtttttaaaattttaagtttgaAAACTGTATATCTATAAACTAGGTCATAGAGAATTACatccacaaaagagaaaaatccatATTTTCTGTGAATAATTGTTTATTATGGAAATGTGATTAGGTGTTGGCAGTTAAGTACTACTGAcataatttcaaaattatttcaaCAATTAAAATGCACATCctcctttatttttccttcttcctttataTATGTTGCATAATGAGACACATGGCAACATTTACGGCAATCAAATATCCAAGAAGGCATTTATGCTTCAATGTTTGTCTCCCAATAAATTTTATATACCATTTGTAAGATAACACTATATTCTTGGTAGGAAAAAGTGGGGGAATCTATTTATGTTCACTCTCAAATTCTTTACAGATATTGTCTGGTACAATTTAAGAAATTGGATAGCTGTGTATATAAAGAATGTCCAATAAGCTTCTATCTCTATCAGTATATCAGATATGTTAATTTTTAtgaatacatacaaacacacagaaaaacaatttgtaaagaaatgcaatttttaaaagacaaaatgaaattaaaatttatattttagtaaATTTGTTAAAGTACCTGGATAAAAAAGCATGACTATATTTTTTAATGTACTAGTTGGTTCTGTTCAATTTGGAAAATGATGTACAATAcctttcatcttttaaaatgagtttaTTAATTCTACAGCAAACCCaaatgatgtatatatatatatatatatatatatataaaaatatagatatagatagatagatatagatataggtatagatatgtagatatgtagatatatatatatatatagatagatagatagatagatagatagatagatagatagatagatagagatagagataagcAGATAGAAAAACTGAATCAAATATGGTGCTGAAAGCATCCACCAAAAATTGACTGTTGAAGTCCCATATGGCAGTAGTGTATAATGATGTTTCCCATAGATaagaaatataaaggaaaaaaatgactctTTGAGTGAGGGTCCCAAACATAACATAATATAACAACATATAATAAATAGTAATAGATGTCATAATCAAATTGGGTGGTAATTTTTTATCAGAAGCCAATTGGAGAAAATCAATATTCAGCCATAGTTTACAAGTGAGTTTTCTCTTCATACATGTGCTTCCTTTGGATGCCCCCAACTATAGTCATTTTTATACCATGATGTAAAAACTGCAACATGTATTGTAAATAAtatatctttgaaattttctcaTGATCTCAATACCTTTActgttgaattatttttttttactttttaaattttctttcatagAATAAGTGGAAACAAGCCACTCAACAAACAAGAGGCATTGAGGacactttaaaacaaaaataattggtGAGATAGTCCTATTCATCAGCAAAATTTATCAACCCAAATTAGCCAAAGTTAACAGTATTTAATATGTTTCTTATTAGACTGAAGAAATTGTCAGTGTTCAGTTGAAAGTTACAGCTATCTAACAATCACTGAGAGTTTCTAATGGTGAAAATTTCATAAACAAATGCACTGCATGTAATGAGTAGACTTACTGTAAAATAAAGAGTGCTTATCAATAAGTATTGAAATCAATGATCCTCAGCCTATTCCTGTCTAACGCTTCAAACATTCAACTAATTCTCTTCATACAATTAGTACTTTTAATCTATTCTCTAGATATAGTACTTACTTATTTCATGCCTTTCTAAATGGCCAGTCTTACATTCTTCTGAAAATTGAGCAgagaatatttattaaattagAATTGTCACTGCAATCTATGAATTTGTCTAACAGCAATATGATCACACATTTTTACTTGTAAGGAGTGCATATTCTTTTAGTTTCTCAAAAGTTCTTCATTTATGTCAATGATCACAGAGCTGAACCTAAGATATCCAACCGATGAATTTCCCAAATGATTTTCTCATGTCTCTATTCCTTAGACTATAGATAAAGGGGTTTAGCATCTGAGGGACTACAGTGTACATCACAGATGCCACTGCTGAATATCTCGTAAACTCAGTTACTGAGGAGCTGAAATACACACCAAAACCTGTCCCATAGAACAAGAATACAACAGATACATGAGATGTGCAGGTGGAAAAggcttttttctttcctgtttgggATGTCATTCTCAAGACTgacaaaataatgtaaatatatgaaaagaTGACTCCACAGAACGCACCACCTGCAAATACGAATACAGCAACCAATATAAGCAAGTTATTAAGAAAGGCATCAGAACAGGCAAGTTTTAGAACCTGAGTAAGTTCACAGAAGAAGTTTTGGATTTCCAGGTTTGTGCAGAATGACAGTTGCAGAACCATCAGACTGTGGAGTAGTGCATCCATAATGCTAAATAAAAGACAGAGCAGAACAAGGAGGACACAACAGCAAGGGTTCATGGTGATTGTATACCTCAGGGGTTTACAAATGGCCACGTAACGGTCATAGGCCATTACTGCAAGGAGAAAATTTTCCATACCACTAAAAATTGAGACAAAGCAGAGTTGAGAGATGCATTGTATATAATTGATAGTGTTATTCTGTGCTTGAATGTTCACCAACATTTTGGGAATAGTGCTTGTGCTTAAACACATGTCATTAATAGACAAAATggataaaaagaaatacatgggaGTGTGGAGGTGAGAATCTGAGCAAATTGCCAGAAAGATAATTATGTTTCCCAGAATTGTTATAAGATATATGGACAGAAATATACCATAAATAAGCATTTCTAGCTCAGGATCACTTGTCAATCCAAGGAGATGAAATTCTAAAATGGTTGTTTGGTTTCTCAGTTCCATAGTGCCAGTAAGAGCACTGAAAAGACAAAGTGAAATACAGTTAAAATCAGATTGTGTAAACTTATCACATGAGAGTGTAGTGAAAACATACCTATAGACACCAAAATATTTAATTGGTACTCTCctgaattttaagaaaaaaaaacttacttttAATCCACTCTCTACGCAGTGCTTAGTGAGAATACTTTTAGCCCATAATGGACTCTCAGAACTGCTTTTAAATATACGTAagaaacatacagacagacagacaggcagacacacacacacatacacacacacacacacacacacacacttgggtacatgtgcatgtgtttgtgtgtaattaTTGAGGCAAGAAACAGCATAGTATGTCAGAAAAACAACATACAGGTGTGACAGAGCACAAGAAATCCGATATTCAAcaacttttttgttttacttttcataAATGTCTCATTTTTATGATAAAAGCAagcaaaatatatttcattaatcTTAACTGTCACTTAAACAATGAGTGAAAATACAATGCATACTGAGGAAATAATTGATATATTGAAAAATCATTTCTGAAAATGTATGTGTAGATGACACCTCCTCAGTAGAACACTGTATCTAGGTGAGTACTAGGTGAGGACCTTTTGGGGCTGAAGTAAAAATCTCATTGTTCCAGTTAGTTGCTTCACTATTATTCAGGTATCAGATGTATGTTCATTTAATGAACCATGGATGTAAAAAGTCCAAATTCAGAATGGTTAATTTAATGACCCTGAACCAGGTATACAATATCAAATCCCCATTATTTAATCTACCATTTAAAAGACTTGTTTTTTAATGAATTAGGATgcttttgaatttaaaatcaatGTTTCAAAACAATTTCTAGTATTCTTAAATTTGATATCCATATAGTTCTTATGTGTAGAGTGAGTAGTaagaatatgaaagaaaataaagacaatacAATGTACAAAACTTAGAGTATATCATTTACGTATCATTTTCATGAACTTaagttttatattatatttttatagactTTTACAAATTATGTTTGTTATCAATTGTGCCAACCTAGATAAAATTAGGAACATAGTGTCTGGTTagtattgttatttttttaaaattattatcacaaaataatgaatattttcattcatataCTTTGGAAATATTGGttcataacatttttaaaatttctgactCAAATAGTACAATGCTGTTAAAATATCCCCAGTCAATACTTCTAACCTCTCCACTTAGCCAGACTCTATACATCCTTCTTCAGATTTATTTGAGGCACGTCTGCCTCACACAGACACTCTAATTCATCACACAGACACTCTCTCTAATATATCAATCTAATATAGTTCTCACATACATTGCTCCATCCTATTGTGCCACCTTATGCCAGCTATGCAACCAATTCTAGGCTATTGTCAGGAAGCTCTCTGCCTATCCTCCTAAAAGAGAAACCCCTTCTATACCATACAAAATCTTTACACCAAGCTATGTCTCTCCCAATGCCTCAGgcataaccaaaaatataaatTCTGTACATTAGCTGTTTCCTATCTGCTCATCTGAATTCCTTCATCCTCTAAACCAAAACTGCCTAATATTCTCTCTGTGAAAAAGCTTGCAtgttaaaattttattgaaaaattacataGAATATCAAGCCAGTGGCTTCTTTCTAAAATGTACCAGGATTTTAGAAATATTTGCAAGTGATAATTATATATAAAGCCCAGGACATCGAATTTAAAAGGATAATCTTACAATtcaaaaagttttaaaacaataaaaagaagtaGCTCAATGAAATTAtgatgaaagaaatgaaaataaatatataccttTTCTATGACCAAGAATAGACAAACATAACACTAATAGATTCAATCGGCAGTCCAGTAGTTGAGAACAGAATTAAGCAGATTGAAAAACTTACGAAGATGTAAACTGAAGATAATATTGAAAAACACAATTATATACCAAGAAAACTCTTACAAATAGAGGAGGTCGGAAGTCCATACAATCAAAATAGATCATTGGGGAACCTAGTCCTACACTTGTAAAATTTTAATCATGAGGCTTAGGGAAACTTGAGAAAGAAGATATCGAAAGATTGTTAGACATAGAAAACTGGGGTATTTTGTAAAAGATTATATCTCTTAGTATGTCAAATCTTCAACACAGTCTCACCTCTGTGACAACCTAAATACAAGCAGAAAGCAACCAATAGGCATGTTAAAGTGGATTGTGAAAATCCCAAAGGACCTCAACACTAACAAAGGAGTTACAAACAACTCAGAGTTTGCAGAGAACAAGAGAAACAGCCTTATATATGGTGTAACACATAATTAGCTATCCTATCCAAAATTGTCAGCTCTACAAAAACACAATCTGATAATAGCTTACAGAATGGGTATATTGAATTTATATTTTTAGGAATATAtaggtgtatatatgtatgtacacacatatgtatgtggatGTAAAAATCATGATAAAtaggccattttttaaaaaaaattggtgtACATTAGAAGTTTTCAAATACATTACGAGtaagagaatttttttaattatattgtaGATGCAGAGAAATGTttgtttcaaaagaaataaatagaaaatagattcttttgaTCAGTATGTGTTTCCATgactaaatgaataaaaatgtgttGATCATTGCAATACAGGATAAGAACGCTATTAGACAAACTGAATATCTATTAAATATAACATTACTGAAAAAAGTAGAATCAAATGATCAACATCAAAGGTAAAAAAGAGTATCTATGACAGAATTGTGATCAACAtgttttttcccatctttattaaattgggtatttcttatttacatttcaaatgttattccctttcttggattacaggccaacattcccctaacccattccctccccttctatatgtgtgttccactccccattctTCCCACATTACTGCTCTCTCTCCAagaatccagttcactggggctCCAGCTTtgtcagaaccaagggcttccccttccactggtgcccttactaggctattaaaagagagaaaaatgaactcATTGTCTTCAAACTAAGAAATAATATTACTGAAGGCATTGTTACCACCATTAACAGTAAAATCATTAAGCTGTTAtcaagagaaataagaaaaagtaaagtaATGGGTACCTATAGCAAAACTGAAATTATATTAGTAATTTAGATAAGTGTTATGATTACATTTATATGATtcaattgtgtgtatgtgtgattttgtgtgttcgtgtgtTTATGTTCACACATTGGGAATCTTAAAATctcattttgaataaaaatgaaagtgtGATGGGAACAGGCAattgaagggacaggagagaactACAGGGGATCAGGAAATAAAGTAagaagagcatacactagcagcttcaaagcacacctgaaagctctagaaaaagcagaagcatttgaaaattctttgtttggtTCTATACCACATTTTAATGGGGgtaatttggttctctggagtctatctctttaaattcttcatatatattagatattaggcctctattacatatagcattggtaaagatcttttttctattggttgccattttgtcctattgacagtgtcctttactggACAGGAGCTTTACAGGTTCATGAGCTCACATTTttttgattc from Rattus norvegicus strain BN/NHsdMcwi chromosome 8, GRCr8, whole genome shotgun sequence includes:
- the Or7g89 gene encoding olfactory receptor Olr1137; amino-acid sequence: MELRNQTTILEFHLLGLTSDPELEMLIYGIFLSIYLITILGNIIIFLAICSDSHLHTPMYFFLSILSINDMCLSTSTIPKMLVNIQAQNNTINYIQCISQLCFVSIFSGMENFLLAVMAYDRYVAICKPLRYTITMNPCCCVLLVLLCLLFSIMDALLHSLMVLQLSFCTNLEIQNFFCELTQVLKLACSDAFLNNLLILVAVFVFAGGAFCGVIFSYIYIILSVLRMTSQTGKKKAFSTCTSHVSVVFLFYGTGFGVYFSSSVTEFTRYSAVASVMYTVVPQMLNPFIYSLRNRDMRKSFGKFIGWIS